A genomic window from Punica granatum isolate Tunisia-2019 chromosome 2, ASM765513v2, whole genome shotgun sequence includes:
- the LOC116197184 gene encoding non-symbiotic hemoglobin 2, which translates to MGLFGEKEETLVKESWEILKQDIPRHSLRFFTIIFEIAPAAKGMFSFMEGSDEIPENNFKLKSHAVKVFKMTCESAIQLRESGEVVVAATTLKDLGSLHLKKGVIEAHFEVVKEALLRTIEEGVGNKWGEDMGSAWSEAYDQLVAAIKAEMNSEAAAAQLPSSISDDGPFDGEEQNQ; encoded by the exons atgggatTATTTGGAGAGAAGGAAGAAACACTGGTGAAGGAGTCATGGGAGATACTGAAGCAAGACATCCCCCGACACAGCCTTCGTTTCTTCaccat AATATTTGAGATAGCGCCTGCGGCGAAGGGCATGTTCTCGTTCATGGAGGGCTCCGATGAGATCCCTGAAAACAATTTCAAGCTCAAGTCACACGCTGTCAAAGTCTTCAAGATG ACATGCGAATCGGCGATTCAGCTCCGGGAAAGCGGCGAGGTCGTGGTGGCGGCCACCACCCTCAAGGACCTGGGGTCCCTCCATCTCAAGAAAGGGGTCATTGAAGCCCATTTTGAG GTGGTGAAGGAGGCACTGCTAAGGACGATAGAGGAAGGAGTTGGGAATAAGTGGGGTGAGGATATGGGGAGTGCATGGAGTGAAGCCTATGACCAATTGGTTGCTGCCATTAAAGCTGAGATGAATTCAGAGGCTGCTGCTGCTCAGCTCCCGTCATCAATCTCTGATGATGGCCCCTTTGATGGTGAGGAACAAAATCAATGA
- the LOC116196011 gene encoding paramyosin-like, translating to MFRLHKQKSDKSGERFDFKLSNLQALQVPKGWDKLSVAVVSAETGKAVGKSAKALVCNGNCQWTESFSESVWVPTYDASNDTEGCLLKIVVFMGSSRSGMLGEANINLTNFTSSRTSVPVSLPLKKCSHGTVIQMKVQCLNPKTKIRNEPGKDMTSSPEETNIDYDDIENKSDVSDNLSHMSSGSASSNHMDAQFHSGEIISRETSFSASGSHYGYDPGEGSFARESFSPHRYLNGATSSHIGRQDSASFNASLGYDSPPSRSKNSFNSKTSRSRNSLQNEDLQRSSRTFTGSPLRGSGSSKELIEAVEVTVEEVRAEARMWEKNARKVMVDLENLQKKLSDELDQKEALKLELSASKTECDGLRLEIGELKASLEELNLKQNAKDNIGNLQKELEKEIKFLKESHTNLSIQLEKTQESNIELVSILQEMEETIEKQKKEITDLLAVKPEDEQPCEESRDGGMKQSEPADSMEKHTDEENTGERHLLLEIESLKLKVQELEKDCNELTDENLQLLFKLKELQNLRVWDACSTASVKDSLEDELSGSEKMELESKVRDLKEELSSKNGECSILGEKCAELEVQLQTFRDKVSQLDAEVRESRANADEWEIRFAKLEQQLEEYKNQREIPTVDDAKCSSGSEDLEMMKGTYFVTQSDQHEVILNRLVYMRRLVEREDCQTEVVGGAMGENTILNLDQQLGILHMSLESKLGDLNRELLDKVSEIDKIKAENLLSREETEGLRHRERELETQVGEFEEEKYRLILANEVLERKSSELEVDWNALEAHLSELERENVSLSERICALEAQLRYLTDEKETSRLAMQRSESCCFKLQEDVQKLESEMEAQKADLRGKLSEMQKQLLETKEECGYLRIANRKLEATAESVIEECSLLQKSNTELRAETLELNRNYTVLQAELGESARAFDQLLAEIDILREKYDSVLEETALKERAINAELDALLLENNGINPSKREVAFSISGSEFENRVFMESEAKVLQLMGELSASKQNLDFLMADREKLLRLLEDFKSNEAKIKTDVRRLELKLKRFEYERKHLVEEISTLRDKLQKAELLQIDALNLRRTLDEANFENERLEASFQVLLGDYEETRLERDSFTEKISSMESTVRELEVCKNRKVMLEERVLRLEGDLTAREALYAEDAELKNELARVRRTNNQLQKRVQEYERRAQALKEELKQANGTVRCSVSEESEHTTLQKEEIREEESHTDLRQREASNGPKEDPLLKIQLLKNELVEALEANSMYKEQLKGLLSNGETISLAPTERPTVEESEALESGTTNKVLSLENELRELRESYLHMSLKYAQGEAEREELIMRMKAM from the exons ATGTTCAGGCTACACAAGCAGAAGTCCGACAAATCAGGGGAGAGATTCGATTTCAAGCTCTCCAACCTTCAGGCCCTTCAG GTGCCAAAAGGATGGGACAAACTTTCTGTAGCGGTTGTCTCTGCAGAAACAGGGAAGGCTGTCGGTAAATCGGCAAAGGCACTTGTGTGCAATGGAAACTGTCAGTGGACGGAGAGCTTCTCCGAGTCGGTTTGGGTACCGACCTACGATGCTTCAAATGACACTGAAGGGTGTCTCCTTAAGATTGTTGTGTTCATG GGGTCCTCGAGATCTGGTATGCTAGGAGAGGCTAATATTAATTTGACAAATTTCACGAGTTCCAGAACTTCTGTACCTGTTTCTTTGCCGTTAAAGAAATGCAGCCACGGGACCGTTATACAA ATGAAAGTTCAATGCCTAAATCCGAAGACGAAGATCAG GAATGAGCCAGGAAAGGACATGACCTCATCACCAGAGGAGACAAATATTGACTACGATGACATCGAGAACAAGTCCGATGTGTCTGATAATTTGTCGCACATGAGTTCAGGATCTGCATCGAGCAATCACATGGATGCCCAATTTCATTCTGGAGAAATCATTAGTCGG GAGACAAGCTTTTCAGCATCAGGTTCACACTACGGCTACGACCCCGGGGAAGGCTCCTTTGCGAGGGAAAGTTTTTCCCCTCATAGATATCTAAACGGGGCAACTAGCAGTCATATTGGAAGGCAAGATTCGGCCTCTTTCAATGCCAGTTTAGGGTACGACTCTCCTCCGTCGAGATCGAAGAACTCCTTCAATTCCAAGACCTCGCGATCGAGAAACTCTCTCCAGAATGAGGACTTGCAACGAAGTTCAAGGACCTTCACGGGATCGCCTCTTCGTGGTTCGGGTTCCTCTAAGGAACTAATAGAAGCTGTAGAAGTCACAGTGGAGGAGGTACGAGCCGAGGCCCGAATGTGGGAGAAGAATGCGAGGAAGGTTATGGTGGACCTTGAAAATTTGCAGAAGAAGTTGTCTGACGAGTTGGATCAGAAGGAGGCTCTCAAGTTGGAGCTCTCTGCATCAAAGACAGAGTGTGATGGGCTAAGGTTGGAAATCGGAGAATTGAAAGCGTCCTTGGAGGaattgaatttgaagcaaAATGCGAAGGACAACATAGGTAATCTTCAAAAGGAGTTGGAAAAGGAGATAAAGTTTCTGAAGGAGTCACACACCAATTTGTCCATACAGCTAGAGAAGACTCAGGAGTCGAACATCGAGCTCGTCTCCATTCTTCAGGAGATGGAAGAAACCATAGAGAAGCAGAAAAAAGAGATAACTGATCTCTTAGCGGTGAAACCAGAGGATGAGCAGCCATGTGAAGAGAGTCGTGATGGTGGAATGAAACAGAGTGAACCGGCGGATAGTATGGAGAAGCATACTGATGAAGAAAATACTGGGGAGAGACATCTTTTACTAGAAATCGAGTCTCTTAAACTGAAGGTGCAGGAGCTTGAGAAAGACTGCAACGAGCTGACTGATGAGAATCTCCAGCTGTTATTCAAGCTCAAAGAGTTGCAAAACCTTCGGGTATGGGATGCATGTTCTACTGCTTCAGTGAAGGACAGCCTAGAAGATGAGCTATCCGGGTCTGAGAAAATGGAATTAGAGTCGAAAGTGCGTGATCTCAAAGAGGAACTTTCCTCCAAAAATGGAGAATGTTCTATTCTTGGAGAAAAGTGCGCTGAGTTGGAGGTTCAGCTGCAGACTTTCAGAGACAAGGTTTCTCAGCTGGATGCTGAAGTTCGTGAATCTCGCGCCAATGCAGATGAATGGGAAATTCGGTTTGCCAAACTGGAACAGCAGTTGGAAGAATATAAGAATCAGAGGGAAATTCCCACAGTTGATGATGCTAAGTGTAGCTCTGGTTCAGAGGATTTAGAGATGATGAAAGGGACATATTTTGTCACTCAGAGTGACCAACATGAGGTCATATTGAACAGGCTTGTCTATATGAGAAGACTCGTTGAGAGAGAAGATTGCCAAACAGAAGTTGTGGGAGGAGCAATGGGGGAGAACACGATCTTGAATCTTGACCAGCAACTCGGGATTCTCCACATGAGTTTGGAATCTAAACTGGGAGATCTTAACAGAGAATTGCTGGACAAAGTTTCAGAGATAGACAAGATTAAGGCTGAAAATTTGTTGAGTCGAGAAGAGACCGAGGGCCTGAGACATCGGGAAAGAGAGTTGGAGACACAGGTTGGTGAATTCGAAGAGGAGAAATACCGATTAATATTAGCCAATGAGGTCCTCGAAAGAAAGTCATCAGAGCTGGAAGTTGACTGGAACGCCCTCGAAGCCCATTTGTCTGAACTAGAAAGGGAAAATGTCAGCCTCTCTGAACGGATTTGCGCACTTGAAGCTCAGCTGAGATATTTGACTGATGAAAAGGAAACGAGCCGATTGGCAATGCAGAGGTCAGAATCTTGTTGCTTCAAGCTTCAGGAAGATGTTCAGAAATTGGAATCAGAAATGGAGGCACAGAAGGCTGACCTGAGAGGAAAGTTGAGTGAAATGCAGAAGCAGTTGTTGGAAACTAAGGAAGAGTGTGGCTATCTGAGGATCGCCAATCGTAAGTTAGAAGCTACTGCTGAAAGTGTCATTGAAGAATGCAGTTTGCTTCAGAAATCGAATACAGAGTTGAGAGCAGAGACTTTGGAGCTAAACAGGAATTATACAGTCTTGCAAGCTGAACTTGGTGAGTCAGCAAGGGCTTTTGATCAGCTGTTGGCAGAAATCGACATTTTACGAGAGAAATATGACTCTGTGTTAGAAGAAACGGCCCTCAAAGAGAGAGCGATTAATGCTGAACTAGATGCGCTTCTTCTTGAGAATAATGGAATCAATCCAAGTAAGAGAGAAGTTGCCTTTTCAATATCGGGAAGCGAGTTTGAAAACAGAGTCTTTATGGAATCTGAAGCAAAAGTTCTCCAGCTTATGGGCGAGCTTTCGGCATCAAAACAAAACCTAGATTTTCTGATGGCTGACCGAGAAAAGCTGCTGCGCCTGCTCGAAGATTTCAAGTCGAATGAGGCCAAAATCAAGACTGACGTTAGGAGACTCGAGTTGAAGCTTAAACGGTTTGAATACGAGAGAAAACACCTTGTCGAAGAAATATCAACCCTTAGAGATAAGTTGCAGAAAGCTGAGCTCCTTCAGATTGACGCCTTGAATCTTAGGAGAACACTCGATGAGGCCAACTTCGAGAATGAGCGTCTGGAAGCTTCTTTCCAGGTGCTGCTCGGAGATTATGAGGAAACGAGGTTGGAGAGAGACTCGTTCACCGAGAAGATCTCTAGCATGGAGAGCACTGTACGAGAATTAGAAGTGTGCAAAAATAGGAAAGTCATGCTAGAGGAGAGGGTTTTAAGATTGGAGGGCGATCTAACTGCTCGAGAAGCATTATATGCTGAAGATGCCGAGCTTAAAAATGAGCTTGCTCGTGTCAGGAGAACAAATAATCAGTTGCAGAAGAGAGTTCAAGAATACGAGAGAAGGGCTCAAGCTCTCAAGGAGGAGCTGAAGCAAGCGAATGGAACAGTACGCTGTTCTGTTTCAGAAGAATCTGAGCACACAACG CTTCAGAAGGAAGAAATACGCGAAGAAGAGAGCCATACGGATTTACGACAAAGAGAG GCTTCAAATGGACCAAAAGAAGATCCTCTGCTTAAGATTCAGTTACTCAAAAACGAACTAGTGGAGGCTCTGGAAGCAAATAGCATGTACAAAGAGCAACTTAAAGG